From a single Aspergillus puulaauensis MK2 DNA, chromosome 2, nearly complete sequence genomic region:
- the RPC40 gene encoding DNA-directed RNA polymerase core subunit RPC40 (BUSCO:EOG09263CLY;~COG:K;~EggNog:ENOG410PI11;~InterPro:IPR036603,IPR001514,IPR011262,IPR011263, IPR036643,IPR033901;~PFAM:PF01193,PF01000;~go_function: GO:0001054 - RNA polymerase I activity [Evidence IEA];~go_function: GO:0001056 - RNA polymerase III activity [Evidence IEA];~go_function: GO:0003677 - DNA binding [Evidence IEA];~go_function: GO:0003899 - DNA-directed 5'-3' RNA polymerase activity [Evidence IEA];~go_function: GO:0046983 - protein dimerization activity [Evidence IEA];~go_process: GO:0006351 - transcription, DNA-templated [Evidence IEA]) — MAPLVPSHEELERRRIVDINAETVTNIPSTDFPGHWPGESHEWNVDRFRDGFRVEFHQNKQLESSFSLIGLDAAIANAFRRIVVAEVPTLAIEYVFVRNNTSVIQDEVLAQRLGLIPLKGDVEGLNWMHWFIKPSEDDSVTASEPADFNTIVLQLKVECTKNPNASREEQDPRKLYKNAHVYAKDIFYNPVGRQLEIFVGDGAIQPVNPDILIAKLRPGQKIDLEMHCIKGIGADHAKFSPVATATYRLMPDIKILRPIIGEDAKKFAKCFPKGVIGLEPITSEDERQNTEYTGHSGELKAVVRDAFNDTVSRECLRHEEFQGKVKLGRVRDHFIFNIESTGQFDSDVLFLESVKVLKLKCARWKRGLTDLMR; from the exons ATGGCCCCCCTTGTGCCATCGCACGAGGAACTTGAACGCCGACGG ATCGTCGACATCAACGCCGAGACCGTCACCAACATCCCCTCCACAGACTTCCCAGGGCATTGGCCAGGCGAGTCCCACGAATGGAACGTTGATAGATTTAGAGAT GGCTTCCGGGTCGAGTTCCACCAAAACAAGCAGCTCGAGTCATCTTTTTCCTTGATCGGTCTCGATGCCGCTATCGCAAACGCATTCCGTCGCATTGTCGTGGCCGAAGTCCCTACGCTCGCGATTGAATATGTATTTGTTCGCAACAACACTTCCGTCATCCAAGATGAGGTGCTTGCTCAACGCTTAGGTCTTATACCGCTCAAAGGCGACGTCGAGGGCCTCAACTGGATGCACTGGTTCATCAAGCCCAGCGAGGACGACTCGGTAACCGCTAGCGAACCCGCAGACTTCAACACAATTGTACTACAACTTAAGGTAGAATGTACCAAGAACCCAAATGCGTCGCGTGAAGAGCAAGACCCTCGCAAGCTGTACAAGAACGCACATGTCTACGCCAAGGATATATTCTACAACCCGGTCGGTCGCCAACTTGAAATTTttgtcggcgatggtgctATCCAACCTGTCAACCCCGACATTCTCATTGCTAAGCTTCGTCCGGGCCAGAAAATAGATTTGGAAATGCACTGCATCAAGGGAATCGGGGCAGACCACGCCAAGTTCTCGCCGGTAGCAACGGCAACCTACCGTCTAATGCCGGATATCAAGATTCTCCGTCCGATCATCGGAGAGGATGCGAAGAAATTCGCAAAATGTTTCCCCAAGGGAGTTATCGGCCTCGAGCCTATCACATCCGAGGATGAGCGGCAGAATACCGAATACACTGGTCACAGCGGCGAGCTGAAGGCAGTTGTCCGTGACGCCTTCAATGACACGGTTAGCAGGGAATGTTTGAGGCACGAGGAGTTCCAAGGGAAAGTCAAGTTGGGCCGGGTCCGGGACCATTTTATCTTCAACATTGAAAGCACGGGACAGTTTGACAGTGACGTCCTTTTCCTAGAGAGCGTCAAGGTACTGAAACTCAAATGCGCAAGGTGGAAGAGGGGCCTGACGGACCTCATGCGGTAA